The genomic region AAACACTTTTAACAAAAAAATAAATTGATTATAAATATGAAAATTATAATGATTTTTCACCGGTTTTAAGGATTGTAAGAAAAAAATCATATAAAATATACTCATATTAACATGAATTGTAATATGAAAAATAAAACATTAAGAATTGCTACTAGAAAAAGTCCGTTGGCTTTACAACAAACTAAATATGTTCAAAAAAAAATACTATCTTTGTATCCAGATGTGAATATAAAATTAGTACCTATTGTCACTAATGGAGATAACATTTTAAATAAATCTCTATCAAAAATAGGAGGAAAGGGATTATTTATAAAAGAATTAGAGATTGCTTTGCTTGAGAATAAAGCGGATATTGCAATTCATTCTATGAAAGATCTTCCAGTAAATATTACAAAGGAATTATGTTTAGTTAGCGTCTGTAAAAGAGGAAACCCATTAGACACACTAGTATCTAATCATTATAATTCAATTAATCAATTACCCCAAGGTGCTAAAATTGGTACATCTAGTTTAAGAAGACAATGCCAACTGATTACTTATCGACCAGATTTAATTATTTTACCCTTAAGAGGAAATATTGAAACAAGAATAGCTAAATTAGATCAAGGAAAATATGACGCAATTATTCTTGCAACTGAAGGTTTAAACAGATTAAAATTACAAAATCGAATTACTCAAATTATACCTGCTGAATTATCCCTTCCTTCATGTGGTCAAGGTGCAATCGGTATTCAATCTAGAATACACGATAAAA from Buchnera aphidicola (Diuraphis noxia) harbors:
- the hemC gene encoding hydroxymethylbilane synthase gives rise to the protein MKNKTLRIATRKSPLALQQTKYVQKKILSLYPDVNIKLVPIVTNGDNILNKSLSKIGGKGLFIKELEIALLENKADIAIHSMKDLPVNITKELCLVSVCKRGNPLDTLVSNHYNSINQLPQGAKIGTSSLRRQCQLITYRPDLIILPLRGNIETRIAKLDQGKYDAIILATEGLNRLKLQNRITQIIPAELSLPSCGQGAIGIQSRIHDKKMIFFLSRLNHINSFIEINAERAFCRKLNAGCHIPIGSYAIIKKNQIWLRGLVGSPNGETILKGEKIGRYNTGEKMGYSLAKELLQNGAQNILNNIFLQQFNYI